GGACCGCGCGAACGTCGCGGTGATCGGCGAGGAGATTCGAGACCGGCTCTTTCCCGACAAGCAGTGGCGGGGCAAGATGATCCTCTCCGACGGGATCGCGCTCGAGGTCATCGGCGTGCTCGAGCGGATGGACATCATGGGCCAGACGACCGCCAAGCAGATGCTCGTACCGATCACGATGGCTCAGGACAAGTGGATCGGAGGGGACAACATCTCGTTCATCACCATGCGCCCCAAGGCGGGCATCAAGGTGGACGATGCGATGCAGGACGTCTGGGAAGCCTTGATGGTCCGTTCGGGCAACAAGCCCGTGTACCGGCTGGACTCTCGGGAGTCGATTCTGAAGGTGTTTGGCGGGGTGATCGGCGCGGCGGGAACGTTGCTGGCCGCGATCGCGGCGCTCTCGCTGCTGGTGGGCGGCATCGGCATCATGAACATCATGTTGGTGTCGGTCACCGAGCGCACGCGCGAGATCGGGTTGCGCAAGGCCGTGGGCGCGAAGCGCAACGCCGTGCTGATGCAGTTTCTGGTCGAGGCCGGCACGCTGAGTCTCGTGGGGGGATTGATCGGTATGGGCATCGCGTGGGGCTTGGGTCTGGTCGTGACGATTCTGACGGCCCAGCTCGAGTTTCCCAACCCGGGCGGGTTGGCCACGCCGTTCCCCATCACGGCGGGCATTCTCAGCGCCGCGTTCTCCGCGGTGATCGGGATGGTGTTCGGGCTCTACCCCGCGGTCAGCGCCGCCAAACTGGACCCGATCGTGGCTCTTCGCCACGAGTAGAGATCTGGTAGCGGAGGGCGGACTTGAACCGCCGACACCACGGGTATGAACCGTGTGCTACTTTCTTCCTCT
This genomic window from Fimbriimonadaceae bacterium contains:
- a CDS encoding ABC transporter permease, yielding MNLGQSFLIALGMLRLHKLRAFLTMLGVIIGVMSVTIIVMVSNGFQHYLDTEFKKLGADTIILFYDPGRMRRGQSVGFLEGLKSEDMKFIQDRVAAIDVMSGIQQVGGKKLRYEDREISDVTIYATDENFAELNRMNVVEGRHLTKADVEDRANVAVIGEEIRDRLFPDKQWRGKMILSDGIALEVIGVLERMDIMGQTTAKQMLVPITMAQDKWIGGDNISFITMRPKAGIKVDDAMQDVWEALMVRSGNKPVYRLDSRESILKVFGGVIGAAGTLLAAIAALSLLVGGIGIMNIMLVSVTERTREIGLRKAVGAKRNAVLMQFLVEAGTLSLVGGLIGMGIAWGLGLVVTILTAQLEFPNPGGLATPFPITAGILSAAFSAVIGMVFGLYPAVSAAKLDPIVALRHE